A genomic window from Deltaproteobacteria bacterium CG2_30_66_27 includes:
- a CDS encoding FMN-dependent NADH-azoreductase, with protein MAKLLYVEASPRKERSASIEVAKAFVAEYRKTHPGDTVDTLDLWATVLPEFNGEVIDAKYAILHGQPHTPGQKAAWKAVEGVIDRFKGADKYLFSLPMWNFGIPYKLKHYIDVIVQPTYTFSFSPKEGYKGLVTGKKVAVVYARGGAYPAGSGGEAYDLQKKYMEQFLGFIGFTDITPIVVEPTLAKPESVERTKADAAATARSAAVGF; from the coding sequence ATGGCGAAACTTCTTTATGTCGAAGCATCACCGCGGAAGGAGAGATCGGCATCCATCGAGGTGGCGAAGGCGTTCGTGGCCGAGTACCGGAAGACGCACCCCGGCGACACGGTGGACACGCTCGACCTCTGGGCGACCGTCCTGCCGGAATTCAACGGGGAGGTGATCGACGCGAAGTACGCGATTCTCCACGGGCAGCCGCACACCCCCGGGCAGAAGGCCGCTTGGAAGGCGGTCGAGGGAGTGATCGACCGGTTCAAGGGGGCGGACAAATACCTCTTCTCGCTGCCGATGTGGAATTTCGGGATTCCGTACAAACTCAAGCATTACATCGACGTGATCGTCCAGCCGACGTACACCTTCTCCTTCTCCCCGAAGGAAGGGTACAAGGGGTTGGTCACGGGGAAGAAGGTCGCCGTGGTCTACGCGCGCGGCGGCGCGTACCCGGCGGGAAGCGGCGGGGAAGCGTACGATCTCCAGAAAAAATACATGGAGCAGTTCCTCGGTTTCATCGGGTTCACCGACATCACCCCGATCGTGGTCGAACCGACCCTCGCCAAGCCGGAGTCGGTGGAGAGGACGAAGGCGGATGCCGCCGCAACGGCGCGCTCCGCGGCCGTCGGGTTCTGA
- a CDS encoding phosphoketolase — protein sequence MKPTAGPSNLVESRLTEEELQRMDAYWRAANYLSVGQIYLLDNPLLREPLRLEHVKPRLLGHWGTTPGLNFIYVHLNRVIRSNDLDMIYVAGPGHGGPALVANSWLEGTYSEVYPDISRDEEGMRRLFRQFSFPGGIPSHVAPETPGSIHEGGELGYALSHAFGAVFDNPDLIAACVVGDGEAETGPLSASWHSNKFLNPATDGAVLPILHLNGYKIANPTILARIPREELANLFDGYGYEPLFVEGDDPATMHRKMASAVDAAILKIRFIQREARTAGKTARPRWPMIILRSPKGWTGPNTVDGKQTEGSWRSHQVPFGDMAGKPDRLRMLEEWMKGYRTEELFDEGGRLRPELAALSPEGTRRMGANPHANGGVLLKDLVMPDYREYAVDVPKPGGATAEATRVMGRMLRDVMKRNAEARNFRVMGPDETASNRLDALFEETDRTWVAETLPGDDHLSPDGRVMEILSEHTCQGWLEGYLLTGRHGVFSCYEAFIHIVDSMFNQHAKWLKTTSAEIPWRRPIASLNYLLTSHVWRQDHNGFSHQDPGFIDHVVNKKGNVIRVYLPPDANCLLYVTDKVLRSRNRINVIVAGKQPSPQWLDMDAAIHHCTGGIGIWKWASNDEGAEPDVVMACAGDVPTLETLAAVDLIRKLLPDLRVRVVNVVDLMTLTPREEHPHGLTDSEFDSLFTKDKPILFAYHGYPWLIHRLTYRRTNHKNLHVRGYKEEGTTTTPFDMVVRNDLDRFHLVSDVIDRVPGLATHAAYTKQALRDKLIEHRQYITLHGEDMPEVREWTWPY from the coding sequence ATGAAGCCGACCGCTGGGCCATCAAACCTCGTGGAGAGTCGCTTGACGGAGGAAGAACTGCAACGGATGGACGCGTACTGGCGCGCGGCCAACTACCTCTCCGTCGGCCAGATCTACCTGCTCGACAACCCGCTGCTGCGGGAGCCTCTCCGGCTGGAGCACGTAAAACCCCGGCTGCTCGGCCACTGGGGGACGACCCCGGGGCTCAACTTCATCTACGTCCACCTGAACCGGGTGATCCGATCGAACGACCTGGACATGATCTACGTCGCGGGACCAGGGCACGGCGGCCCCGCGCTGGTGGCGAACAGCTGGCTGGAGGGGACGTACAGCGAGGTGTACCCCGACATCTCGCGGGACGAAGAGGGGATGCGGAGGCTGTTCCGGCAATTCTCCTTTCCCGGGGGGATTCCGAGCCACGTGGCCCCCGAGACCCCGGGATCGATCCACGAGGGAGGCGAGCTGGGGTACGCCCTCTCCCACGCCTTCGGGGCGGTCTTCGACAACCCCGACCTGATCGCGGCGTGCGTCGTCGGCGACGGCGAGGCGGAGACCGGGCCGCTCTCGGCGTCGTGGCACTCCAACAAGTTCCTGAACCCGGCGACCGACGGGGCGGTCCTGCCGATCCTGCACCTCAACGGGTACAAGATCGCCAATCCGACGATCCTCGCGCGGATCCCCCGGGAGGAGCTCGCCAACCTGTTCGACGGCTACGGATACGAACCGTTGTTCGTCGAAGGGGATGACCCCGCGACGATGCACCGGAAGATGGCGTCGGCGGTGGACGCGGCGATCCTGAAGATCCGCTTCATCCAGCGGGAGGCGCGCACCGCGGGGAAGACAGCGCGTCCCCGGTGGCCGATGATCATCCTCCGCTCGCCGAAGGGGTGGACGGGGCCGAACACCGTGGACGGGAAACAGACGGAAGGCTCCTGGCGATCCCACCAGGTCCCCTTCGGAGACATGGCGGGAAAGCCCGACCGTCTCCGGATGCTCGAGGAGTGGATGAAGGGGTACCGGACGGAGGAGCTCTTCGACGAGGGCGGCCGGTTGCGGCCGGAGCTCGCGGCGCTCTCCCCGGAGGGAACCCGGCGGATGGGGGCGAACCCGCACGCCAACGGCGGCGTCCTGCTCAAGGACCTCGTGATGCCGGATTACCGCGAGTACGCGGTCGACGTCCCGAAACCGGGCGGCGCCACGGCGGAGGCGACCCGCGTGATGGGGAGGATGCTCCGCGACGTGATGAAGCGGAACGCCGAGGCGAGGAACTTCCGGGTGATGGGCCCGGACGAGACCGCGTCGAACCGTCTCGACGCCCTCTTCGAGGAGACGGACCGGACCTGGGTGGCCGAGACGCTCCCCGGCGACGACCATCTCTCCCCGGACGGCCGGGTGATGGAGATCTTGAGCGAGCACACGTGCCAGGGATGGCTGGAGGGATACCTCCTCACCGGCCGGCACGGCGTCTTCTCCTGCTACGAGGCGTTCATCCACATCGTCGACTCGATGTTCAACCAGCACGCCAAGTGGCTGAAGACGACGTCGGCGGAGATCCCGTGGCGCCGACCGATCGCCTCGCTCAACTATCTGCTGACCTCGCACGTCTGGCGGCAGGACCACAACGGCTTTTCCCACCAGGACCCCGGCTTCATCGACCACGTGGTGAACAAGAAGGGGAACGTCATCCGGGTGTACCTGCCCCCCGACGCCAACTGCCTGCTGTACGTGACCGACAAGGTCCTGCGGAGCCGCAACCGGATCAACGTGATCGTGGCGGGGAAGCAGCCCTCCCCGCAGTGGCTGGACATGGACGCGGCGATCCACCACTGCACCGGTGGGATCGGGATCTGGAAGTGGGCCAGCAACGACGAGGGGGCGGAGCCGGACGTGGTGATGGCGTGCGCGGGGGACGTGCCGACGCTGGAGACGCTCGCGGCGGTCGACCTGATCCGGAAGCTCCTGCCCGACCTCCGCGTCCGGGTCGTGAACGTCGTGGACCTGATGACCCTCACGCCCCGGGAGGAGCACCCGCACGGCCTGACGGACAGCGAGTTCGACTCCCTGTTTACGAAAGACAAGCCGATCCTCTTCGCCTACCACGGCTACCCGTGGCTGATCCACCGGCTGACGTACCGGCGGACGAACCATAAAAACCTCCACGTGCGGGGATACAAGGAGGAGGGAACGACCACCACGCCGTTCGACATGGTGGTGCGCAACGACCTGGACCGGTTCCACCTGGTGAGCGACGTGATCGACCGGGTGCCCGGGCTCGCAACCCACGCGGCTTATACCAAGCAGGCGCTCCGGGACAAGCTGATCGAGCACCGGCAATACATCACGCTCCACGGGGAGGATATGCCCGAGGTGCGGGAGTGGACGTGGCCGTACTGA
- a CDS encoding TIGR01777 family protein has product MRVAITGSTGLVGSEVVIALTAAGHEVVRLVRRVPAPGEKAVRWDPAKGEVDAAGLEGLDAVIHLAGENVGSSRWTAARKAAIRDSRVNGTRLLCDALAGLARPPKTLVCASAIGYYGDRGEEPLTEASPAGTGYLAAVSLEWEEASGSAARKGIRVVSLRIGVVLSPKGGALSRMLPLFRAGLGGVIGGGRQYVSWVALDDLVGIVLHALECGGLSGPVNAVAPRPVTNREFTEALGKTLSRPTPFPVPAFVLRLAVGREMADALLLASAHVVPRRLEETGYSFRFPELSAALRHLLARKG; this is encoded by the coding sequence ATGCGCGTTGCGATCACGGGTTCGACGGGGCTGGTGGGTTCCGAGGTGGTGATTGCTCTTACCGCCGCGGGACATGAGGTTGTCCGCCTGGTACGCCGTGTTCCCGCACCGGGGGAAAAGGCGGTGCGATGGGATCCTGCGAAGGGGGAGGTAGACGCGGCCGGTCTCGAGGGGTTGGACGCCGTAATCCACCTGGCGGGCGAGAACGTCGGCTCCAGCCGGTGGACCGCAGCGCGGAAGGCCGCCATCCGCGACAGCCGCGTGAACGGGACGCGCCTTCTCTGCGACGCCCTCGCGGGGCTCGCCCGCCCGCCGAAGACGCTCGTGTGCGCTTCCGCGATCGGGTATTACGGAGACCGGGGAGAGGAACCGTTGACCGAGGCGAGCCCCGCCGGCACGGGATATCTCGCCGCGGTTTCGCTGGAGTGGGAGGAGGCTTCCGGGTCGGCCGCGCGGAAGGGGATCCGCGTCGTGTCGTTGCGGATCGGGGTGGTCCTCTCTCCGAAGGGGGGTGCGCTCTCCCGGATGCTCCCGCTCTTCCGGGCGGGGCTGGGGGGCGTGATCGGCGGTGGGCGTCAGTACGTCAGTTGGGTCGCCCTCGACGACCTGGTCGGCATCGTCCTCCACGCGTTGGAATGCGGCGGCCTGAGCGGCCCGGTGAACGCCGTCGCGCCGCGCCCGGTCACAAACCGGGAGTTTACCGAGGCGCTCGGAAAGACCCTGTCGCGCCCGACGCCGTTTCCCGTTCCGGCCTTCGTCCTCCGCCTGGCGGTGGGGCGTGAGATGGCGGACGCCCTGCTCCTTGCGAGCGCGCACGTCGTCCCCCGCCGCCTCGAGGAGACCGGCTACTCGTTCCGCTTCCCGGAACTTTCCGCCGCGCTGCGCCACCTGCTCGCCCGAAAGGGGTAA
- a CDS encoding acetate kinase, with amino-acid sequence MKILVLNSGSSSIKYRLFRMSSMEALRGGGVDRIGEPGPDAIRDHAEGFARVMSDLSDSGAIGEPAGLFGIGHRVVHGGERFREPAKVNAGILEAIRAMIPFAPLHNPGNLQGIEVALATCPGVPQVAVFDTAFHQTMPPRAFRYALPRDLYDAHRVRRYGFHGTSHAHVTRRAAVLLGIPPGSLNLITLHLGNGASAAAIREGKSVDTSMGMTPLEGLIMGTRCGDLDPAVPFFLGAATGKGPGEIQALLNEESGLKGICGANDMREVHRRAAAGDPSASLAVDMYVYRIRKYIGAYTAVLGRVDALVFTGGIGENDAEVRRRACEGLERLGISVDEARNGSPSNAPREIQREGMPVKVLVIPTNEELEIALQTVACIRNDVGPEEPR; translated from the coding sequence TTGAAGATCCTGGTCCTGAACTCCGGAAGCTCGTCGATCAAGTACCGGCTCTTCCGGATGAGTTCGATGGAGGCGCTGCGCGGCGGCGGCGTGGACCGGATCGGGGAGCCCGGCCCTGACGCGATCCGGGATCACGCGGAAGGCTTCGCGCGGGTGATGTCGGACCTATCGGATTCGGGAGCGATCGGGGAGCCGGCCGGCCTCTTCGGCATCGGGCACCGGGTCGTCCACGGCGGGGAGCGGTTCCGGGAGCCGGCCAAGGTGAACGCCGGGATCCTCGAGGCGATCCGGGCGATGATCCCCTTCGCCCCGCTGCACAACCCCGGCAACCTCCAGGGGATCGAGGTCGCCCTCGCGACGTGCCCGGGGGTGCCGCAGGTGGCGGTCTTCGACACCGCCTTCCACCAGACGATGCCTCCCCGCGCCTTCCGCTACGCCCTCCCCCGCGATCTGTACGACGCGCACCGCGTGCGGCGATACGGCTTTCACGGGACCTCGCACGCCCACGTCACCCGGCGCGCCGCCGTCCTCCTCGGGATCCCGCCGGGGTCCTTGAACCTGATCACCCTCCACCTGGGGAACGGCGCGAGCGCCGCCGCGATCCGGGAGGGGAAGAGCGTCGACACGTCGATGGGGATGACCCCGCTGGAGGGACTGATCATGGGAACCCGCTGCGGCGACCTGGACCCCGCGGTCCCCTTCTTCCTCGGGGCCGCGACGGGGAAGGGTCCCGGGGAGATCCAGGCCCTGCTGAACGAGGAGAGCGGGCTGAAAGGGATCTGCGGGGCGAACGACATGCGGGAAGTGCACCGGAGGGCCGCGGCGGGGGATCCATCCGCGTCGCTTGCGGTCGACATGTACGTTTACCGGATCAGGAAATACATCGGCGCCTACACCGCCGTCCTCGGCCGGGTCGACGCGCTGGTGTTCACCGGGGGGATCGGCGAGAACGACGCCGAGGTGCGGCGGCGGGCGTGCGAGGGGCTGGAGCGGCTCGGAATTTCCGTCGACGAAGCGAGGAACGGATCCCCATCGAACGCGCCTCGGGAGATCCAGCGGGAAGGGATGCCGGTCAAGGTCCTCGTCATCCCGACGAACGAGGAGCTCGAGATCGCCCTGCAGACCGTGGCGTGCATCAGGAACGACGTCGGACCGGAGGAACCGCGATGA
- a CDS encoding branched-chain amino acid ABC transporter permease, with amino-acid sequence METSLLISQLFNGLNLGLLYVLMAMGLTIIMGTMGVVNFSHGILFTFGAYITYSIAAKLGYWAALLIAPVLVGVIGMVLERGLVQRVYGKDPLYSLLLTFGLAMSLEELVRIGWGTTGLPFSPPDSLNTFVDLKIMFYPLYRLVVFGFILLLILALWFFLERTTMGKIVRAGIQDSLMVGILGVNTKALFTLVFGLGAFLAGLAGVLSAPITGIMPTMGDNVIMPSFIVIILGGVGSFYGSVVGGLLLGIIVAMCNQFVPAVAELSMYLVMALVLLFRPRGLFGEEGLFE; translated from the coding sequence ATGGAAACGTCGCTTCTGATCAGCCAGCTCTTCAACGGCCTCAACCTCGGCCTGCTCTACGTCCTCATGGCCATGGGGCTGACGATCATCATGGGGACGATGGGGGTGGTCAACTTCTCCCACGGGATCCTCTTCACCTTCGGTGCGTACATCACGTACTCGATCGCGGCGAAGCTCGGGTACTGGGCCGCGCTCCTCATCGCCCCGGTCCTGGTCGGGGTGATCGGGATGGTCCTCGAGAGGGGGCTGGTGCAGCGGGTCTACGGAAAGGACCCGCTGTACAGCCTCCTTCTCACCTTCGGCCTCGCGATGTCGCTCGAGGAGCTGGTCCGGATCGGGTGGGGGACGACGGGGCTTCCCTTCTCCCCCCCCGATTCCCTGAACACCTTCGTCGACCTGAAGATCATGTTCTACCCGCTCTACCGGCTCGTGGTCTTCGGCTTCATCCTCCTGCTCATTCTTGCCCTCTGGTTCTTCCTCGAGCGGACGACGATGGGGAAAATCGTGCGCGCCGGGATCCAGGACAGCCTGATGGTGGGGATCCTCGGGGTGAACACGAAGGCGCTCTTCACCCTGGTCTTCGGGCTGGGGGCATTCCTTGCCGGCCTGGCAGGGGTGCTCTCCGCCCCGATCACGGGGATCATGCCGACGATGGGGGACAACGTCATCATGCCGTCCTTCATCGTCATCATCCTCGGGGGGGTCGGCAGCTTCTACGGCTCCGTCGTGGGAGGACTCCTCCTCGGGATCATCGTCGCGATGTGCAACCAGTTCGTGCCCGCCGTCGCCGAACTGTCGATGTATCTCGTGATGGCCCTCGTGCTGCTCTTCCGGCCGAGGGGACTGTTCGGCGAGGAGGGACTGTTCGAATGA
- a CDS encoding glycolate oxidase subunit GlcD — protein sequence MTIELARKLEELLGKEKVLSSESDRLCYSYDATPLVSHLPEVVVRASTEEDVHAVLEAAAKEGATVTPRGSGTGLSGGSVPVNGGIVLLTTGMNRILDVDADDLSVTVEPGVITSDLHAAVEAKGLFYPPDPGSMKISTIGGNVAENSGGLRAMKYGITGDYVLALETYFVDGSKVRYGTKCVKDVAGYNLTKFLVGTEGTIGIFTKITLRLVPKPQSKKTILALYDDLLAAGRTVSAIVSRKVIPSTLELMDDVTIACVEEYAKIGLPRDAAALLLIETDGHPEVVREEGAKIEEACRENGARSVRMAKDAAESTELFTARRMALAALARVKPTTILEDITVPRPAIPEMMAAIREAAKKYSLRMGTFGHAGDGNLHPTCLTDERDKEEILRVEAAYDEIFRKAISLGGTISGEHGTGMANSKYLPMMVGPKAVEVMARIKGVFDPQGRLNPGKIFRTEAR from the coding sequence ATGACGATCGAACTGGCGCGAAAACTGGAGGAACTCCTCGGGAAGGAGAAGGTCCTCTCCTCCGAATCGGACCGTCTCTGCTACTCCTACGACGCCACGCCACTGGTCTCCCACCTGCCCGAAGTCGTTGTCCGCGCCTCGACCGAAGAGGATGTCCACGCCGTCCTCGAAGCCGCGGCGAAAGAGGGCGCCACGGTCACCCCGCGGGGGAGCGGTACCGGGCTGAGCGGTGGATCGGTCCCGGTGAACGGCGGGATCGTCCTTCTCACCACCGGGATGAACCGGATCCTCGACGTGGACGCCGACGACCTCTCCGTAACCGTGGAACCGGGGGTGATCACCTCGGACCTCCATGCGGCGGTGGAGGCGAAAGGGTTGTTCTACCCGCCCGACCCGGGGAGCATGAAGATCTCCACGATCGGCGGCAACGTGGCGGAGAACTCGGGCGGCCTGCGCGCCATGAAGTACGGCATCACCGGCGACTATGTCCTTGCTCTCGAAACGTATTTCGTGGACGGGTCGAAGGTCCGTTATGGCACGAAATGCGTGAAGGACGTCGCCGGCTATAACCTCACGAAGTTCCTCGTCGGGACCGAGGGAACGATCGGCATCTTCACGAAGATCACCCTGAGGCTCGTGCCGAAGCCCCAGTCGAAGAAGACGATCCTCGCCCTCTACGACGACCTCCTTGCCGCGGGGCGCACCGTGTCCGCCATCGTTTCCCGGAAGGTCATCCCCTCCACGCTCGAATTGATGGACGACGTGACGATCGCCTGTGTCGAGGAGTACGCGAAGATCGGCCTCCCGCGGGACGCCGCCGCGCTCCTCCTGATCGAAACCGACGGACATCCCGAGGTGGTGAGGGAGGAAGGCGCGAAGATCGAGGAGGCGTGCCGGGAGAACGGGGCGCGCAGTGTGCGGATGGCGAAGGACGCGGCCGAATCCACCGAGTTGTTCACCGCCCGCCGGATGGCCCTGGCGGCGCTGGCGCGCGTCAAGCCCACCACCATTCTCGAGGACATCACCGTTCCTCGTCCCGCCATCCCGGAGATGATGGCGGCGATCCGCGAAGCGGCGAAGAAGTACTCCCTCCGGATGGGGACCTTCGGCCACGCGGGCGACGGGAACCTGCACCCGACGTGCCTGACGGACGAGCGGGACAAGGAGGAGATCCTCCGGGTGGAAGCGGCGTACGACGAGATCTTCCGCAAGGCGATCTCTCTGGGGGGGACGATCTCGGGCGAACACGGCACGGGGATGGCGAATTCGAAATACCTCCCCATGATGGTCGGCCCGAAAGCGGTCGAGGTGATGGCCCGGATCAAGGGGGTCTTCGACCCGCAGGGGCGGCTCAATCCCGGCAAGATCTTCCGGACGGAGGCGCGTTGA
- a CDS encoding phosphoglucomutase, alpha-D-glucose phosphate-specific (catalyzes the interconversion of alpha-D-glucose 1-phosphate to alpha-D-glucose 6-phosphate) gives MGVHPNAGKPADPKTLVDVPRLVAAYSTGKPDPSEPGQRVAFGTSGHRGSSLSLSFNEDHILAVTQAICERRVREGATGPLFLGRDTHALSEPAFRSALEVLAGNGVEVMVDRDGGTTPTPVISHAILSHNRGRGEGLADGIVITPSHNPPGDGGFKYNPPNGGPADTGVTRAVEERANAILRSGGREVRRIPFERALAAATTRHHDYVGSYVGDLGAVLNLEAIRGAGIRIGVDPLGGSGVGYWEPIAERYGLNLTVVNPAVDPTFRFVPLDWDGKIRMDCSSPFAMAGLIAMRDRFDVAFGNDTDADRHGIVTRTAGLLNPNHYLAVAIDYLFRNRAGWRSDAGIGKTVVSSGMIDRVAARLSRPLLEVPVGFKWFVQGLSDGTLGFGGEESAGASFLREDGTAWSTDKDGLILGLLAAEMMATTGRDPGESYANLTREFGAPVYERIDAPATKEQKTALSKLSPSQVTADTLAGERIEAMLTAAPGNGAPIGGLKVVTANGWFAARPSGTEDVYKLYAESFLGADHLRKIQEEAKSLIARVFSSAARG, from the coding sequence GTGGGCGTACACCCGAACGCCGGGAAGCCGGCCGACCCGAAGACCCTCGTCGACGTCCCTCGGCTCGTGGCGGCGTACTCCACGGGGAAGCCGGACCCTTCGGAGCCCGGCCAGCGGGTCGCCTTCGGGACGTCCGGTCACCGCGGCTCGTCCCTCTCCCTCTCCTTCAACGAGGACCACATCCTCGCCGTGACGCAGGCGATCTGCGAGCGCCGGGTGCGGGAGGGGGCGACGGGTCCGCTCTTTCTCGGGAGGGACACCCACGCTCTTTCGGAACCGGCGTTCCGCAGCGCGCTCGAGGTGCTGGCCGGGAACGGCGTCGAGGTGATGGTGGACCGCGACGGCGGCACCACGCCGACGCCGGTCATCTCCCACGCCATCCTTTCGCACAACCGGGGACGCGGGGAAGGCCTGGCCGACGGGATCGTGATCACGCCGTCCCACAACCCGCCGGGAGACGGAGGATTCAAGTACAACCCGCCGAACGGCGGGCCCGCGGACACGGGGGTCACCCGGGCGGTCGAGGAGCGCGCGAACGCGATCCTGCGGTCCGGCGGCAGGGAAGTTCGCCGGATTCCCTTCGAGCGGGCTCTTGCGGCGGCCACCACGCGGCATCACGACTACGTCGGCTCCTACGTCGGCGACCTCGGCGCGGTGCTGAACCTCGAGGCGATCCGCGGCGCGGGGATCCGGATCGGCGTCGACCCGCTGGGCGGCTCCGGTGTGGGGTACTGGGAACCGATTGCCGAACGGTACGGTCTGAACCTCACGGTGGTGAACCCCGCCGTCGATCCGACGTTCCGGTTCGTGCCGCTCGACTGGGACGGGAAGATCCGGATGGACTGCTCCTCCCCGTTTGCGATGGCGGGGCTGATCGCGATGCGCGACCGGTTCGACGTCGCCTTCGGCAACGACACGGACGCCGACCGGCACGGGATCGTGACGCGGACCGCCGGCCTGCTCAACCCGAATCATTACCTTGCGGTGGCGATCGACTACCTTTTCCGGAACCGGGCCGGGTGGCGCAGCGATGCCGGGATCGGGAAGACCGTGGTGAGCAGCGGGATGATCGATCGCGTGGCGGCGCGCCTGTCGCGCCCGCTGCTCGAGGTTCCGGTCGGGTTCAAATGGTTCGTCCAGGGGCTATCGGACGGCACCCTCGGGTTCGGCGGCGAGGAGAGCGCGGGCGCCTCGTTCCTGCGGGAGGACGGGACGGCGTGGAGCACGGACAAGGACGGGCTGATCCTCGGGCTGCTCGCGGCGGAGATGATGGCGACGACCGGCAGGGACCCGGGCGAGTCGTACGCAAACCTGACCCGGGAATTCGGCGCCCCGGTGTATGAGCGGATCGACGCCCCCGCGACGAAGGAGCAGAAAACCGCGCTGTCGAAACTGTCGCCTTCGCAGGTGACCGCGGATACGCTGGCGGGGGAGCGGATCGAGGCGATGCTTACGGCCGCCCCCGGGAACGGCGCTCCGATCGGGGGCCTGAAGGTGGTCACCGCGAACGGCTGGTTCGCCGCCCGCCCCTCGGGGACCGAGGACGTCTACAAGCTGTACGCCGAGAGCTTCCTCGGCGCGGACCACCTGCGGAAAATCCAGGAGGAGGCCAAGTCCCTCATCGCGCGGGTCTTCTCCTCCGCGGCTCGGGGGTAG